In Carya illinoinensis cultivar Pawnee chromosome 6, C.illinoinensisPawnee_v1, whole genome shotgun sequence, a single genomic region encodes these proteins:
- the LOC122313636 gene encoding ADP-ribosylation factor 1-like 2 isoform X1: MGQAFRKLFDTFFGNTEMRVVMLGLDAAGKTTILYKLHIGEVLSTVPTIGFNVEKVQYKNVIFTVWDVGGQEKLRPLWRHYFNNTDGLIYVVDSLDRERIGKAKAEFQAIIKDPFMLNSVILVFANKQDMKGAMTPMEVSEGLGLFGLKNRKWHIQGTCALRGDGLYEGLDWLAETLKEMKAAGYSSVGTSSF, encoded by the exons GTTGTGATGCTCGGCCTGGATGCTGCTGGCAAAACAACTATACTGTACAAGTTGCACATTGGAGAAGTTTTATCAACTGTTCCTACGATTG GTTTCAATGTGGAGAAAGTTCAGTATAAGAATGTAATATTCACCGTTTGGGATGTTGGTGGACAAGAGAAGTTGAGGCCACTCTGGAGGCATTACTTTAACAATACTGATGGGCTG ATCTATGTCGTTGATTCTTTAGACCGAGAGAGAATTGGAAAAGCAAAGGCAGAATTTCAG gCCATCATCAAGGATCCATTTATGCTCAACAGTGTTATTTTGGTGTTTGCCAATAAACAAGACATG AAAGGAGCAATGACACCGATGGAAGTAAGTGAAGGACTAGGTCTCTTCGGTCTAAAGAACAGAAAATGGCACATACAAGGGACTTGTGCGCTTAGGGGAGATGGGCTTTATGAGGGCTTGGACTGGTTGGCTGAAACTCTAAAGGAGATGAAAGCTGCTGGATACTCTTCAGTCGGCACATCCTCTTTCTAA
- the LOC122313929 gene encoding serine/threonine-protein phosphatase 4 regulatory subunit 2-like, translating into MILMEKPADENSQHLIASSNDAVHDQDNMAPASINHGGTKLECEFAEEEVKGILEVIASTGRFWHDWYKLKSVLSFQLKQVLLEYPESKMTSEQQNVSLGETYPELAKRLDEALLSFVEGPPFTLQRLCEILLEGKSIYPSLSKLALALEKNLLVTSMITISTDRYPQSTMQKPDEPEKASEETEGHTDSAQNGAEPVGGDKDEVMTDVEEADIDDEMTIDMEAFEEIVGEAEAKSEATASEATANS; encoded by the exons ATGATCTTGATGGAGAAGCCGGCGGATGAAAATTCGCAGCACTTAATAGCCTCTTCCAATGATGCTGTTCACGACCAGGATAACATGGCCCCTGCTTCTATAAATCACGG AGGCACGAAATTGGAGTGTGAGTTTGCAGAAGAAGAAGTGAAAGGCATACTTGAAGTTATTGCATCCACCGGGAGATTCTG GCATGATTGGTACAAATTGAAGAGCGTGCTATCCTTTCAGCTGAAGCAG GTCTTGTTGGAGTATCCTGAGTCAAAAATGACTAGTGAGCAGCAAAATGTTTCTTTAGGAGAAACCTACCCCGAGCTTGCAAAAAGGTTGGATGAAG CTCTTCTTAGCTTTGTTGAAGGTCCACCATTTACCCTGCAGAGGCTCTGTGAG ATTCTATTGGAAGGGAAGAGTATTTATCCAAGTCTCTCAAAGCTTGCTTTAGCACTAGAGAAG AATTTGTTGGTGACGTCTATGATTACCATCTCTACTGATCGGTATCCACAATCAACAATGCAAAAGCCAGATGAGCCAGAGAAAGCAAGCGAGGAAACCGAGGGTCATACTGATTCAGCGCAAAATGGGGCTGAACCTGTGGGAGGAGACAAGGATGAAGTAATGACAGATGTAGAAGAGGCTGATATAGATGATGAAATGACCATTGACATGGAAGCCTTTGAAGAAATAGTTGGAGAGGCAGAAGCAAAATCCGAAGCAACTGCATCCGAAGCAACTGCTAATTCTTAG
- the LOC122313636 gene encoding ADP-ribosylation factor-like isoform X2 has protein sequence MLGLDAAGKTTILYKLHIGEVLSTVPTIGFNVEKVQYKNVIFTVWDVGGQEKLRPLWRHYFNNTDGLIYVVDSLDRERIGKAKAEFQAIIKDPFMLNSVILVFANKQDMKGAMTPMEVSEGLGLFGLKNRKWHIQGTCALRGDGLYEGLDWLAETLKEMKAAGYSSVGTSSF, from the exons ATGCTCGGCCTGGATGCTGCTGGCAAAACAACTATACTGTACAAGTTGCACATTGGAGAAGTTTTATCAACTGTTCCTACGATTG GTTTCAATGTGGAGAAAGTTCAGTATAAGAATGTAATATTCACCGTTTGGGATGTTGGTGGACAAGAGAAGTTGAGGCCACTCTGGAGGCATTACTTTAACAATACTGATGGGCTG ATCTATGTCGTTGATTCTTTAGACCGAGAGAGAATTGGAAAAGCAAAGGCAGAATTTCAG gCCATCATCAAGGATCCATTTATGCTCAACAGTGTTATTTTGGTGTTTGCCAATAAACAAGACATG AAAGGAGCAATGACACCGATGGAAGTAAGTGAAGGACTAGGTCTCTTCGGTCTAAAGAACAGAAAATGGCACATACAAGGGACTTGTGCGCTTAGGGGAGATGGGCTTTATGAGGGCTTGGACTGGTTGGCTGAAACTCTAAAGGAGATGAAAGCTGCTGGATACTCTTCAGTCGGCACATCCTCTTTCTAA